The genome window TGTAGGCGCGGAAGCACTATTGAGTGAACCGTCGTAGCAATTCGACTTCCCCAAGCACCGGACCCTCGATGCCCTCGGTCGCAGATTCGCTGGTGCAGGCGATGGAAGTCATCGGGGATGGCGTCTTCCTCCTTGATGCAGGGTGGCGTTTCCGCTACCTGAACGCCGCGGCCGAGAAGATCCTGAGCCAGAGCCGGGAGCACCTGCTCGGGCGCCACATCTGGGAAGAGTTCCCGCAATCGGTCGGGACGACGTCGTACCAGGCGTACCAGCGGGCAATGACCGAAGGGGTCACGGTCGAGTTCACGGTCTTCTATGAGCGAGTCGGTGTCTGGTTCGCGGTGCGCGCGACGCCGGTCGATTCCGGACTTGCCGTGACGTTCCGCGAAGTCAACGACACAGTGCACTGGGAGCGTCTGGTCCAGCTATCGCTCGACGGGATCATTCTCGCAGGGCTCGACGGGTACTTCAAACTGGTGAATCCGGCCTTCTGTGCGACCCTCGGCCGGGAGGCCGAGGAGCTCACGTCCCGTCCGTGGGAAGACTTTGTTCACCCCGAGGACCTGCCGCGCACGAAGCTGGAGCGGGCGTCTCTCGGTAGCGGCGTCCCAACGATCCAGTTCGAGAACCGGCTGCGGCACGCGGATGGGAGCTGGCGGTGGATTGCGTGGTCGGTGTCGCCGGCGGTCGACGAAGGGCTGCTCTACTGCGTGGCGGTGGATGTGACCGAACGCCGGCGCCAGGAAGAACTGGATCGGCGGCACCAACGGATCCTGCGCGACCTGGCGACCGGAGTTCCTTTGCCAGATGTGCTCAACCAGGTCGTACGTCGTCTTGAGTATGCCATGCCGGACACGCGCTGCTCAATCCTGCTGGTGACAAACGATGGCCGCCATCTGCGGCATGGCGCGAGCCCCAGTCTCCCCCTGGCCTTCGTCGCCGCCATCGATGGCGCGGAAATCGGCGAACGGGTCGGCTCGTGCGGAGCGGCAGCGGCGCGCGGCCAAACGGTGATTGCGGCCGATATCGCGACGGATCCGCTCTGGCAGGACTATCGCGACATCGCGCTGGGCAACGGCCTGCTGGCATGCTGGTCGGTTCCGTTCCGTTCGGCACGTGGCGCGGTACTAGGCACCTTCGCGGTGTACTACGGCGAGATCCGGATCCCCACTGCGGTCGAGCTCGAACTGACTCAGGAGATGGCAGGGCTCGCCGCCATCGCGGTAGAGCGCCGTGCGACCGAAGATGAGCTGCGATTGCTGCAGACGGCGATCAACAACCTCAATGACTCGGTGATGATCACCGATGCCGAACCGATCGAGGCGCCAGGGCCGACGATCCGTTTCGTGAATCCGGCGTTCGAACGGATGACCGGGTGGCGGCCGAGCGAGGTGATCGGAAAATCGCCGCGTTTCCTGCAAGGGCCGCGCACCGACCGCGCCACCCTCGACCGCGTGCGCACCGCGCTCGCCTCGTGGAAGCCGATCCGGGTCGAGCTCTGCAATTACACGCGTGATGGCCGGGAGTTCTGGATCGAGCTCGACATTTCACCCGTGACCGACGACACCGGCTGGTACACACACTGGGTGGCGGTGGAGCGCGACATCTCCGAGCGCAAGGCGCTGGAAGCACAGCTGCTGCAATCGCAGAAAATGGAAGCGGTCGGTCGACTCGCGGGCGGCATTGCGCACGACTTCAACAACATGCTCACCGCGATCAACGGATTTGCGGAACTCCTCGCGCTTGATGTGACCGATCCGCGACCGGCCCAGCACATTCAGGAGATCCAGCGCGCCTCGGCGCGTTCGGCCGAGCTCACGCGGAAACTGCTCGCATTCAGTCGACGGCAGGTGCTGCAGCCCACGGTGATCAACCTGTCACACCTGGTCGACGGGATGGCGATGATGATTGGTCGCCTGGTTGGCGAGCATATCGATCAGCGGGTGCGTCTCGCGGCCGAGCCGGTGCTGACACTGGCCGACCCGAATCAGATCGAACAGGTGCTGCTGAATCTGGTGCTCAACGCCCGTGATGCGATGCCGGAAGGAGGGCGTCTCACCGTCGAGACCGGTCTCATCACGATCGACGCCACGTCAGCCGAAGCGCATGAAGGGCTCGAGCTTGGCGATTTCGCGATGCTGGTCGTGAGCGACACCGGGGCCGGGATGACCCCCGACGTAC of Gemmatimonadota bacterium contains these proteins:
- a CDS encoding PAS domain S-box protein, with the protein product MPSVADSLVQAMEVIGDGVFLLDAGWRFRYLNAAAEKILSQSREHLLGRHIWEEFPQSVGTTSYQAYQRAMTEGVTVEFTVFYERVGVWFAVRATPVDSGLAVTFREVNDTVHWERLVQLSLDGIILAGLDGYFKLVNPAFCATLGREAEELTSRPWEDFVHPEDLPRTKLERASLGSGVPTIQFENRLRHADGSWRWIAWSVSPAVDEGLLYCVAVDVTERRRQEELDRRHQRILRDLATGVPLPDVLNQVVRRLEYAMPDTRCSILLVTNDGRHLRHGASPSLPLAFVAAIDGAEIGERVGSCGAAAARGQTVIAADIATDPLWQDYRDIALGNGLLACWSVPFRSARGAVLGTFAVYYGEIRIPTAVELELTQEMAGLAAIAVERRATEDELRLLQTAINNLNDSVMITDAEPIEAPGPTIRFVNPAFERMTGWRPSEVIGKSPRFLQGPRTDRATLDRVRTALASWKPIRVELCNYTRDGREFWIELDISPVTDDTGWYTHWVAVERDISERKALEAQLLQSQKMEAVGRLAGGIAHDFNNMLTAINGFAELLALDVTDPRPAQHIQEIQRASARSAELTRKLLAFSRRQVLQPTVINLSHLVDGMAMMIGRLVGEHIDQRVRLAAEPVLTLADPNQIEQVLLNLVLNARDAMPEGGRLTVETGLITIDATSAEAHEGLELGDFAMLVVSDTGAGMTPDVRERIFEPFFTTKSESGGTGLGLATTFGIVKQSGGQIHVYSEPGIGTAMKVFLPVAMASALKQQPAARPAPRLAAQGTVLVVEDEQLVRSLIARTLQRAGYQVLTADGRAEAEALARDHTGKIDMLLTDVVLPQANGRKVAEAVTRFRPGIPVVYMSGYTEDAIVHQGVLDPGITFLEKPFTREELLQRVASVLPG